AGTGTCAGGAAGCCAAATCGTATTTTTGTCTTTGAAAACTGCGCTTCCTTTTTTTACGGAAATTTTATTCTTTTTCATTAAGAATTCAACTCCGTTGGACATTGTGTCTGCAACACCTCTGGAACGTTTGATTATATTCGGAAAGTCAGGAGAGACTTTTTCTACCTTCAGGCCGAAGGATTCTGATTTGCGAATGGACTCTAATAAATGTGCAGATTCTAAAAGTGCTTTTGTGGGAATACATCCCCAGTTCAAACATACCCCGCCTAGTTTTTCTTTTTCAACTAGACATACGTTCAATCCGAGTTGGGCTGCTCGAATGGCGGCCACATATCCTCCAGGGCCTCCGCCGATCACAGTCAGGTCGTAGTTTTCCGCCATCTCATTCCTCCGGATGGCAATTTTGGATTTTTATTCCGACTCTGGGAAGAAAATTTTATGGGTTTAATTACTCTTCTTTTTCAAAACGAGGATCATTCTACTCGCATTACTTTTGAATTTTAATTCGTTATAGTTGGAGTAAACATGTAGGATCTCCATCCTGTGTTTTGCGAGCATTCTTTGGAGTTCTACCAGGAAATAGGCCCTCATTAAATGTTTATCTTTGATCTCTTTTGCATTCAGATTATAGATATAATTTACTTCAACAACTGTGGATTGGTCCGCCCTGACTAGACGAAATCCTCTGTTTCTCTGGATGGTAGTATTTTTGGCCTTGATTTGAGCTACTGGGCCGATCGCTTTTCTTTTGATCTTACGAAGAGGTTCCGCATTCCAAACTTCTAAAACTGCGATACCTGCAGGTTTTAGATTCAACTCCAGATTTTTAAGAGCTGCTTCTACTTCTTCATTAGATAATAAATAATTAAAGGAGCCGAATAAGCTGATGATTGCGTCCCATTTTTCCTGGGACTTATAGGATTGCATTGCCCCCACTTCGAATTTGCAATGGGAATATCTTTTTTTGGCGACCTCTATCATTTTGATGGAGGAATCTATCCCTCTGGATTTGTATCCAAGGCTTTGGAAATGAGTGACATGCTCTCCAGTTCCACAACCTAGATCCAAAATATTTCGGACCCTATGTTTTCGGAAAAGCCTGTCTATAAATTGGGTTTCCATCTCGAATTTTCGAGCGTTCTTTTCAATATCGAAGTAATATTCTGCCAGTTCCGAGTAGAGTTTCATAGAAAAATCGTTTGAGCCGGACCGGGGAAAACCCGTTACATATAGTAACGGAACTGAAGTTTACAAAATGCAATTTTTCCCCGAATTTTTTCCAATTTCAGAAGTTTTTCCAATCGCTTCCGCATCTCTTTCCACCTGGATAGACGGAGAAGTTTTGGCCTTGGGCGGGATCTCATTCTGCCTGCTTTCCCTTTTCGGTTACGTTGTACATACTACAATGGATCGAAAAGAAGAGAATGGAACTGAATCAGAGGTTCCATTCTTTCAGTCGGTTACAAAGGAAGAAGTTTCCGAAGTCCAAAAGTCGACTGCTTCCGAAGGGATCTCTTCTGAGGAAGGTGTTCCTACCAACTCCCAAGATACACCTTTATTCGTTTTTAAGGAAGATATTCCCAAGGAGACAAAAGTTCCCTTCCAATCCTTCTATTTTCCAGTTCGTGGAAAAACGTATGAGGCAGTGAAATCATTCTTAGATTCTATCCAAGTCGGAGAAGAAATCTGGGAAGTCCTTCTCCATGATCCGAAAGGGGATCTACAAACTGTAGCAAGTAAGACAGGAAGTATTTCAGTATTTCCATCCGAAAGAAAAAGAGCCGGCGAGCCAAAAGAGGGAGCAATCGTTTGGAAATTGGAATGGGATTCTTTTTCCTTGGGAGAAGTCAGACAAACTTCTTCTACAGTTAGCGAATTTTCCCTTGATGAAATTTCCTTTAGATTGGATAAACTTGTAGAAGGACTGGTTCTTGCCGGAGAATCCCAAGACGGAGAGACTGGCTGGAGTTCCTACCCTGTATTTTCCCAACATTTAGAAAGGGAAAAGTTCGAGGGAGAAGAGACCAAAATCCTGGTCTTTATGGAATTCGAGTCGGACGGCGATTTAGTTTCCGATTTTAGAAGTTTAGGGAATTGGTGGAAGTCTAGATTCGGAGAAAATTCTCCCATCTATCGTATCCGAAAAAACCGCTTAGCTACTTTCTTTCACGCGGAAGATTGGATCAAATTCCAAAACTCACTTTCCGGTTTAATGGAATTTTTGGGCCCGGATAAAACCAGACTGAATATAGGCGCTTCCGTTCGGGTCAGAAAAGACGATTCGGAATGGGAACCAAGAGCCAAAAAAGCATTACATTCTTCTAAAGAAGAGGGACCGAACCGTTTAGTATGTCTTTGAACATAGATCCTTTATTGGATGAAAAATTCATACTTACAATTTCTCAGATCTTCCCGGAGTTTTTGGAAAAAAACTTAGGAGTCCAGGCTGTTCGAGAAGCATTTGGTCCTTCTAAAAACGAAGGTTTATGTTACGAGAATTGTACTGCTGTGGATTTCCAAGGAGAAGCCAAGGGTAAACTTTTTCTTGCAATGGACGGTTATACTAAGCTTAAACTTCTCCCTAAAATTGCCAGATCCTTCCATATAGATCCTACAATCCGAAGCCACGCTGCTTCTATCATGTTGGAATTTGCAAATCAGATCTGCGCCGAACTTATCTCCGAAATGAAATTGGGAAGATTCCAAATAGATATTCTTCCCCCTGAAAATCTGAACAATAAATTGGTACCTATCGATCTGGAAAATTTAAGACAGTATATTCTGATCTATTTTCTGAAAGACGAGGACGCCAAAGAATATCTGGGCAGGATCTATCTCATTCTTCTGATGCAAAAATATTAATATATATAAAAAGGCTTCCTTTGCATGATTCGATACTCTTTCCAGGGACTCCCATTTTTACTCAAATACGCAGACATGATAGATTCTCCCGATTCCGAGATACGGGAGGAAAGTTTAAAAGTTTCTAAAAAATTATCCTTCAGGACCAAAATATTCCCCGGCCCTGAGAATTCTCCCGTGATCTATCTACAACATGGGATGAGCAATCGGGGGATTGATGATCCAAGAATCCTTACTCTTGCAAAACATTTAAAGAATACGGGTGCTACTGTTTATCTTCCTGAACTTAAGGAAGTGAAAGGTCTCGAGATCTCAGTGGATACTGTCCCGAATATTAGATCCTTATTCCAAGAGATCGTGAAAAGAGAAGGCCTGGCAATCTCCTTCTTATCTGCAAGCTTCTCCGCTGGAATGGGAATGG
Above is a genomic segment from Leptospira selangorensis containing:
- a CDS encoding class I SAM-dependent DNA methyltransferase, with translation MKLYSELAEYYFDIEKNARKFEMETQFIDRLFRKHRVRNILDLGCGTGEHVTHFQSLGYKSRGIDSSIKMIEVAKKRYSHCKFEVGAMQSYKSQEKWDAIISLFGSFNYLLSNEEVEAALKNLELNLKPAGIAVLEVWNAEPLRKIKRKAIGPVAQIKAKNTTIQRNRGFRLVRADQSTVVEVNYIYNLNAKEIKDKHLMRAYFLVELQRMLAKHRMEILHVYSNYNELKFKSNASRMILVLKKKSN
- a CDS encoding chemotaxis protein CheX; the encoded protein is MSLNIDPLLDEKFILTISQIFPEFLEKNLGVQAVREAFGPSKNEGLCYENCTAVDFQGEAKGKLFLAMDGYTKLKLLPKIARSFHIDPTIRSHAASIMLEFANQICAELISEMKLGRFQIDILPPENLNNKLVPIDLENLRQYILIYFLKDEDAKEYLGRIYLILLMQKY